A window of the Lactuca sativa cultivar Salinas chromosome 7, Lsat_Salinas_v11, whole genome shotgun sequence genome harbors these coding sequences:
- the LOC111894589 gene encoding exportin-2 — translation MEWNPQTLQFLSQSFLGTLSPQPEPRRRAEKNLSDAADNPNYGLAVLRLVAEPSVDEQIRQCAAVNFKNHLKTRWMPSSATPIPDSEKEQIKTLIVPLMLSATPRIQAQLSEALAVIGNHDFPRLWPALLPELKASLETAINANDFASVNGILATVNSLFKKFRYQFKSDPLLLDLKYCLDNFAAPLSSTVVSISGKINEAAGSAATLRQLIEAQRICFRIFYSLNFLDLPEYFEDNADKWMKEFKNYLTVRYPAIEDSGADGVSLVDELRAAVCENISHYMEKEEELFQKYLKEFVEAVWSLLVVASASPSRERLTVTAIKFLTIVSTSVHHELFAGDEILQQITQSIVIPNVMLRDEDEELFEMNYVEFIRRDMEGSDLDTRRRIACELLKGIAGNYKQKITERVSTQIHNCLAMFAENPAANWKYKDCAIYLVVSLATKKAGGASISTDLVDVESFFRSVIVPELQGQDVNGFPMLKAGALKFFTMFRVLIPKPIAMALVGDVVRFLGSDVNVVHSYAATCIEKLLLVKDNNGVHSQARYSSMDIGPILPVLMTNLFGALEKPESEENQYIMRCIMRVLQVADISPEVASPSITGLTSILNRVCENPKNPVFNHCLFEAVATLVRRACEKTPSLVPAFESCLLPSLQMILAKDVTEFFPYAFQLLAQLVDLSRPPVPAHYMQIFDILLTPDLWKKSGNVPALVRLLQSFLQQAPNELNREGRLRNVLGIFNRLVSSPGTEEQGFHILNPVIENLGYDVMAEYMNHIWASLFTRLQNSKTPRLVRCLIIFMSLFLVKHGIQTLVDSINSVQANLFHVILGQFWIPSLKTITGYTEVKLSAVASSKLLCESASLLDPAAEELWGRLLDGIVTLLSLPEEERVEDEPEVPDFGEATAGYQATFVRLHNAGKKEEDPLKEITDPKHFSVALLSNLSSQFRGRFPPLITKYLSPANQAALAQLCNSYNLAIL, via the coding sequence ATGGAGTGGAATCCACAAACCCTACAGTTTCTGTCCCAATCTTTCCTCGGTACACTCTCCCCTCAACCAGAACCCCGCCGCCGCGCTGAGAAAAACTTGTCCGACGCCGCCGATAATCCTAACTACGGCCTTGCCGTTCTCCGTCTCGTTGCTGAACCTTCCGTTGACGAGCAGATCCGCCAATGCGCCGCTGTTAACTTCAAGAACCATCTTAAAACCCGGTGGATGCCCTCATCTGCTACTCCTATTCCCGATAGTGAAAAAGAGCAGATTAAGACTCTAATAGTGCCTCTCATGCTCTCAGCTACCCCGAGAATCCAGGCCCAGCTTAGCGAAGCCTTAGCTGTGATTGGGAACCATGATTTCCCTAGGTTGTGGCCGGCTTTGCTTCCCGAGCTTAAGGCAAGTCTTGAAACGGCTATCAACGCGAATGATTTTGCTTCAGTTAATGGTATTCTTGCTACTGTAAATTCTTTGTTTAAAAAATTTCGGTATCAGTTTAAGAGTGATCCCCTACTGCTTGATTTGAAATACTGCTTGGATAACTTTGCTGCACCATTGTCGAGTACTGTTGTGAGTATTTCTGGTAAGATAAACGAGGCTGCTGGGTCTGCTGCAACACTCCGTCAGTTGATTGAAGCACAGAGGATCTGTTTTAGGATTTTTTATTCGCTCAACTTTTTGGATTTGCCAGAGTATTTTGAGGATAATGCAGATAAATGGATGAAAGAGTTTAAGAATTATCTGACTGTGAGGTATCCAGCCATAGAGGATAGTGGTGCAGATGGTGTTTCACTTGTTGATGAGCTAAGAGCAGCTGTGTGTGAAAAtataagtcattacatggagaaagaGGAGGAACTGTTCCAAAAGTACTTAAAAGAGTTTGTAGAAGCTGTTTGGAGTCTCCTTGTAGTTGCATCAGCATCACCCAGCCGTGAACGGCTGACTGTGACTGCCATCAAGTTTTTGACGATTGTGAGCACAAGTGTACACCATGAATTGTTTGCTGGCGATGAGATATTGCAGCAGATTACTCAGAGCATTGTTATTCCAAATGTGATGTTAAGGGATGAAGATGAAGAGCTGTTTGAGATGAATTATGTGGAGTTTATTAGGAGAGACATGGAAGGGAGTGACCTTGATACAAGAAGGAGAATTGCGTGTGAGCTTCTCAAGGGTATTGCTGGAAATTACAAACAGAAGATCACAGAGAGGGTCTCAACACAGATACACAATTGTTTGGCAATGTTTGCTGAAAACCCAGCTGCTAACTGGAAGTATAAAGATTGTGCGATTTACCTGGTTGTCTCTCTTGCCACAAAAAAGGCAGGTGGTGCTTCAATCTCAACCGATCTTGTTGATGTTGAAAGTTTCTTCAGATCCGTTATTGTCCCAGAGCTACAGGGACAAGATGTGAATGGTTTCCCAATGTTGAAGGCAGGTGCATTGAAGTTTTTCACGATGTTCCGTGTCTTGATCCCTAAACCCATTGCCATGGCTCTTGTTGGTGATGTGGTCAGGTTTCTTGGTTCGGATGTAAACGTGGTCCACTCGTATGCTGCCACCTGTATCGAGAAGCTTTTGCTTGTGAAAGACAACAATGGGGTGCATTCACAGGCAAGATACAGTTCAATGGACATCGGTCCCATTCTTCCGGTTTTGATGACAAATCTTTTTGGTGCGTTGGAGAAGCCGGAATCAGAGGAGAATCAGTATATTATGAGGTGTATCATGCGAGTTCTTCAGGTTGCTGATATATCCCCTGAGGTGGCTTCACCCTCCATTACCGGGCTAACCTCAATTCTAAACAGGGTCTGTGAGAACCCGAAAAACCCGGTGTTCAACCATTGTCTGTTTGAGGCGGTTGCTACACTTGTGCGAAGAGCATGTGAAAAGACACCTTCTCTTGTTCCAGCCTTTGAAAGCTGCCTTTTACCGAGCCTCCAGATGATCCTTGCTAAAGATGTGACAGAGTTCTTCCCTTACGCCTTCCAGCTGTTGGCACAGCTTGTGGATTTAAGCAGGCCTCCTGTCCCTGCACACTACATGCAGATATTTGACATCCTGTTAACACCCGATCTGTGGAAGAAGTCTGGAAATGTCCCGGCTCTCGTTCGTCTGCTTCAGTCGTTTCTCCAGCAGGCACCCAATGAGCTTAACAGGGAAGGGAGATTGAGAAATGTTCTTGGGATATTCAACAGGCTCGTGTCCTCACCCGGCACCGAAGAGCAAGGATTTCATATTCTTAACCCGGTGATTGAGAATCTTGGGTATGATGTGATGGCAGAATACATGAACCACATCTGGGCTTCCTTGTTTACCCGCCTCCAGAACAGCAAAACCCCAAGACTTGTTAGGTGTCTGATTATCTTTATGTCTCTGTTCCTGGTGAAGCATGGGATACAAACTCTTGTGGACTCCATAAATTCTGTTCAGGCGAATCTGTTTCATGTAATCTTGGGACAGTTTTGGATACCTAGTCTGAAGACCATCACCGGGTACACGGAGGTTAAGCTGAGTGCAGTAGCATCCAGCAAACTACTGTGTGAATCAGCATCCCTGTTGGATCCTGCAGCGGAGGAGCTCTGGGGGAGGTTGCTGGATGGTATTGTGACTCTTCTGTCCCTGCCAGAGGAGGAAAGAGTTGAGGATGAACCGGAAGTTCCTGATTTTGGGGAGGCAACCGCTGGTTATCAAGCCACTTTTGTTCGTCTCCACAATGCTGGTAAAAAAGAAGAGGATCCTCTCAAGGAGATCACTGATCCAAAACACTTTTCGGTTGCTTTACTCTCAAATCTCTCTTCTCAATTCCGTGGGAGGTTCCCCCCACTTATTACCAAATATCTTTCTCCTGCTAATCAAGCTGCACTTGCTCAGCTATGCAATTCCTACAATCTTGCTATACTATAA
- the LOC111894570 gene encoding RNA polymerase II transcriptional coactivator KELP, with translation MEFERNQGKLEETVIRILKGADLEITNELVVRREAERLLGIDLSNITSKRIVRRVVESFLLSTLPIDEVQEGTEHVEEVQVDKPPVDNQKDASDDGGGRVICKLPGMMRVSVKRFKRTKLLSIREYYQKEGKVFPSGGGITLNPKEWSTIRPSFDDIQEAITKMESMMRLEGNGMKQTSNPSRSSRLQSIVPRPLIPIATTRFTGRNYYCWKRQIELFLKQFKVYYVVTESCPEISVSPAASLEEICLAKSHA, from the exons ATGGAATTTGAACGTAACCAGGggaaactcgaagaaacagtgatTCGAATCCTTAAAGGTGCCGATTTAGAAATCACCAACGAGCTTGTTGTTCGAAGAGAGGCCGAAAGACTGCTTGGCATCGACCTATCTAATATAACTAGCAAGCGGATAGTTAGACGAGTCGTTGAGTCGTTTTTGCTGTCTACTTTGCCGATCGATGAAGTTCAAGAAGGAACAGAGCACGTGGAAGAAGTACAAGTGGATAAACCACCTGTTGACAATCAAAAAGATGCTTCTGATGATGGTGGTGGACGTGTTATATGTAAG CTACCAGGTATGATGAGAGTGTCAGTTAAAAGGTTTAAAAGGACAAAGTTGTTGTCAATAAGGGAGTACTATCAAAAAGAGGGAAAGGTGTTTCCTTCTGGTGGAG GAATCACCTTGAACCCAAAAGAATGGTCAACAATTCGTCCTAGTTTTGATGATATACAAGAAGCCATCACAAAAATGGAATCAATGATGAG ATTAGAAGGCAATGGAATGAAGCAAACTTCAAATCCATCAAGATCAAGTAGGTTGCAAAGTATTGTGCCTCGCCCACTCATCCCGATTGCAACTACACGTTTCACAGGAAGAAATTACTACTGCTGGAAACGCCAAATAGAATTGTTTCTAAAGCAGTTCAAAGTGTATTATGTTGTTACTGAATCATGCCCAGAAATCTCTGTTTCACCAGCAGCATCTTTGGAAGAGATCTGTTTGGCGAAATCACATGCATAG
- the LOC111894621 gene encoding cytochrome P450 703A2 — MDLQQLTFIIVFVVLISRIISLWVVKFSLQTETLGRLPPGPPRWPIVGNLLQLGSLPHRDLASFCERYGPLVYLRLGKIDAITTNDPKIIREILIQQDDVFASRPQTLAAIHLAYNCGDVALAPFGPRWKWMRRICMEQLLTTKRLESFANQRASEAQHLVQDVWALAQDEGPINLREVLGAFSMNNVTRMLLGKQYFGSGSAGPKEALEFMHITHELFWLLGLIYLGDYLPFWRWVDPYGCEKKMREVEKRVDDFHMNIIEEHRKRKKNEEQKDKGYMDFVDVLLSLTGENGKEHMDDTEIKALLQDMIAAATDTSAVTNEWAMVEVIKHPRVLKKIQEELDNVVGPDRMVSESDLSNLNYLRCVVRETFRMHPAGPFLIPHESIRATEINGYHIPAKTRVFINTHGLGRNTLIWDDVNVFRPERHLTGDGSRVEISHGDDFKILPFSAGKRKCPGAPLGVTFVLMGLARLFHCFDWSPADGLRCEDIDTEEVYGMTMPRANPLMAVAKPRLATHMYQ, encoded by the exons ATGGACTTGCAACAACTAACATTTATTATTGTCTTTGTGGTTCTCATATCAAGAATTATATCATTATGGGTTGTCAAATTTTCACTACAAACAGAAACACTAGGTAGACTTCCACCAGGGCCACCAAGGTGGCCCATTGTTGGTAATCTCCTCCAATTAGGGTCGTTGCCTCATAGAGATTTGGCTTCTTTTTGTGAGCGCTATGGACCATTGGTATACCTTCGTCTTGGAAAAATCGATGCCATTACCACCAATGACCCTAAGATTATCCGTGAGATACTTATCCAACAGGATGATGTTTTTGCATCGCGCCCACAGACCCTAGCTGCAATCCACCTTGCATACAATTGTGGTGATGTTGCACTAGCACCTTTTGGTCCTCGATGGAAATGGATGCGAAGGATTTGCATGGAGCAACTTCTTACAACAAAAAGACTTGAATCTTTTGCAAACCAAAGGGCAAGCGAAGCCCAACATTTAGTACAAGATGTATGGGCTTTGGCCCAAGATGAAGGCCCGATTAACCTTAGAGAAGTTTTAGGTGCTTTTTCTATGAACAATGTGACCCGAATGTTGCTAGGGAAGCAATACTTTGGGTCGGGCTCAGCTGGGCCAAAAGAGGCCTTGGAGTTTATGCACATAACTCATGAGTTGTTTTGGTTGTTAGGTTTGATCTATTTGGGTGATTATTTACCATTTTGGAGATGGGTAGACCCGTATGGTTGTGAGAAAAAAATGAGGGAGGTGGAGAAAAGGGTGGATGATTTTCATATGAACATAATTGAAGAACatagaaaaagaaagaagaacgAGGAACAAAAAGACAAAGGATATATGGATTTTGTTGATGTTTTACTCTCTTTGACCGGTGAAAATGGTAAAGAGCATATGGATGATACCGAAATCAAAGCTCTTCTTCAG GATATGATAGCTGCTGCAACAGATACTTCAGCAGTAACTAACGAATGGGCAATGGTTGAAGTAATCAAACATCCTCGTGTCCTTAAGAAGATCCAAGAAGAGCTTGACAATGTTGTTGGTCCTGATCGAATGGTCTCTGAGTCGGACTTATCAAATCTCAACTACTTAAGATGTGTGGTACGAGAAACCTTTCGGATGCACCCAGCTGGACCATTTCTAATTCCACATGAGTCAATACGTGCCACAGAGATCAACGGCTATCACATCCCTGCCAAGACACGTGTCTTCATTAACACACATGGTCTTGGGAGGAATACACTCATATGGGATGACGTCAATGTGTTTCGTCCAGAACGACATTTGACTGGTGATGGGAGTCGGGTGGAGATAAGTCATGGAGATGATTTCAAAATCCTACCATTTAGTGCGGGAAAAAGGAAATGTCCAGGTGCGCCTCTTGGTGTGACATTTGTTCTAATGGGATTGGCTCGACTTTTCCATTGCTTTGACTGGAGCCCGGCTGATGGATTGAGATGTGAGGATATTGACACGGAAGAAGTGTATGGTATGACAATGCCAAGAGCAAACCCCTTGATGGCTGTTGCAAAGCCTCGTTTAGCTACTCATATGTATCAATGA